The genomic segment AGCATGGTCTTTCTCTAAAATCTGACATGGCCATGTGTTAAATGGATTCCCTCAGTTTAATCAATGGCTCCTCTGGGAGCAAAGAGCTGGCCATCGGGGAGGATTCATCTGACGTGACTCTGAATCATCCGCTGTTAGAGCTGGGAGACAGCACCAAGCTTCTTGGGGTGCAGGTGATCCTGATCTTGGCATACTCTACCATCATCCTTTTGGGTGTTGTGGGGAACTCCCTGGTGATATATGTGGTTTACAAATTTAAGACACTCCGTACCGTCACCAACTTCTTCATTGCAAACCTAGCAGTAGCTGATCTGCTCGTCAACACGTTGTGTCTCCCGTTCACGCTGGCTTACACTCTTCTCAAGGAATGGAAGTTTGGACAAGTGCTTTGTTTCACTCTGCCATACGCTCAAGGTCTCGCCGTCCACGTCTCTACTATTACATTAAACGTAATTGCATTGGATCGACACAGATGCATCGTTTATCACCTAGACACTCGAATGACAAAGGACACCTGCTTTCTGGTCATTGCCATCACCTGGGTGGTAAGTGCCGTTCTGGCAAGCCCACTGGCCATATTCAGGGAGTATGGCATTGTAGATCTTTCTCCAGATAACTCCATTGAGGTTTGTGGAGAGAAGTGGCCTGACAGTAGTACAGACAGCACTCTATACTCGTGAGTACCAGACATGCATATTTTAATGAACTGCATTATTACAGTTTCTTCAGGCCCTCAAGGAGACACAAATGCATGCTGCTTTCATTTATCACATGTCACTGTCTTACAATTGCACCGAAAGCACAAAGATCTGTATATTTTATAGATAAATATGcacatttatgaaaattaaagGTTGCTATTTATGTAAACAGACATTATCTAGATTTTGACAAACTTCTGAAACATTTTCAAAGAGGATGATTACTGTGaattatttagatttaaattcaagattattattaaaatctattttcaTCTTTGAAATCTTGTTTGCACTGTAACACATAAATTACAGCTAAAGTGATTCATAGCCTTTAAAATTTTGGGGCAAGATTACATGTTTTATGAAAGCTTCTTTAACAATTACATAATCACACTCTTCAACTGCACTTATACCGATGATGGCTCTTTTCTTTCTTCAGAATCTCCACGCTGCTGCTGCAATATGTGTTGCCTCTGGCAATCATCTCTTTTGCCTACATCCGTATCTGGAGTAAACTCCGCAATCACGTCAGTCCAGTTGGTCGCAATGACAGGCATCAGCGCCGCCGCAATACCACCAAGATGTTGGTTAACATGGTGTGTACAGTCTCAGCTCCCAGCTTTTTTCTGAGCGAATTTTATATCATAGTGTTCCTGTATCTTCGTACTATTATAGGCGTTCACATATAGACAGCAAAAAGCCTGTTAATGAAAATGATGACTACCGTTTAGTGGTTGACCAAAATGGGTTTTTATAATGCCTTTTATTGccagtaaaaacaacaatattgtgaaatgttattataatttaaaataaccattatttattcctgtgatgcaaagctgaattttcggcaGCCACgactccttcagaaatcattctaatatgctgatttggtgctcaagaaattttttattactattatcattgttgaaaacagcagtgctgcttaatattatagaatttgtttcaggattctttgatttatCGATCAATCAAAAGagcatttaaaagtctgtaatgtcactttttatcagtttaatgcatcctttaataaaagtgttaaaataactTTCTGCAAAACGTTTGGAAGGTATATAcacaaaagatagatagataaattgtTAGATGGCTAGATCAACTGATGCAGCATGTTTGCAGATGTAACATCTCATCCTGTCTGTTGCAGGTCGTGGTGTTTGCGGTCAGCTGGTTGCCTTTCCACGCCTTCCAGCTCGCCATTGACATTGACCACAGCGTGTTAGACATGAAGGACTTCAGGCTTCTTTACACTGTTTTCCACATTGTGGCCATGTGCTCAACGTTTGCCAATCCACTGCTGTATGGTTGGATGAACCGGAACTACCGCAGCGCCTTTGTTGCAGTCTTCAGTTGCAAGGAACGGCTTGATTCATTGCACACCGAAGGCCAGGCTGCCACAGCGGTTCGCAGCAAACCCAAAAAGGCTTTAGAAGCCCAAGATATAGTGACGACACATCTCAATGCAACAGATGTCTGAGGTGATCTActgtatctatatatctgtctgtctgtctgtctatctgtcaaaATCTAAATGGCCCTTCTCTGGGTTTTTATGATTTAGGTGAGGATACTGAAAGGATTCCTAATGCCAGTTAGAAACTATGAAGGATTAATCATAGCAGGAACTTCATAGTAATTTGTGTGGTATCCAAATTTAAGACACTTCTTACCATCACAGATTTGCTTGTCAGATCTCTTGTCAGATCTCAGATCTGCTTGTCAACAGGATGTCTCCCATCTATGTTCTGGTGGCAACTTCATAACAATATGACCTAGCTAAATTCTATGTTGTGAACTCTTCTCATCATCTTCATCAATGCATGTTTAGCAAGATGTATAAGTGGGCTGAATGTACTTATACTTGAAGCAGGAACATTTTGCACCAATTATTTCTGGATCTTGCTTTGCGGATGCCTCTCCATTTGTAGGAAAGATGACTATGCGCAGTTTTGCTCATCATAGAAGAAGGTTCCTCATCATGAAACAGTTTCAGATGTTACCATATGACAAATGTGTGCTCTCTTATCTTCAAGCAGCCATCACTTCTTGTGAACTGTATTATCTCCTCCACTAAACCTTGCGGGATGTTCTCTCAGTCCAGTACTTAGAAAATATTATGAATGTATTTCATCTAAAATGCATAACAAAGAATTATCAACAGAGGATTTGATGGATCAAAGTGAATTGTTCAATTGCTGGTTCACTTTTTAGAAACTTAACCCTAGTAATGGGTTGGCATGTGCAAATATGACAACATAGATGTGTACGTGAAAAAAACAGTAAATGGAAATGTGCTTTCTACTGTATGTTGTTGTCTTCTGTAAATCTGTCTCATTTGCAATCGCCATGCCAGATGAATgtaatttaaagcaaaatcaatattgttctatgaaaatgaaaaatacctGAAACAGATAATGTATATATATCACACAGAGTAATTCATCTTCCTTTGAAAATGGCACTTGTAGAATTACAGCCAGCACATTAGAGGTTTATGATGTCATATCAACATGAAAACATTGTCTTATTCCCCCATGTTCTCCAATTTCCTGAAGGAAAATCGAACACAAAGCTGCTTTAAAAAGCGATGACTCACACAAGTTATGGGTTTGCTGATGTATTTCTATTGACATGGAAGGTATATGCCTGTCCACTGTAGAACTAAATGACTCCTTTTAACCTAAATAGTCTGCAGGAAATAAGAATGCCACATTTAATTAGTACTATGGGCTTCTGTGTGGATCCTGCTTGAATTTAGGATGAGAATTAGGAATTATTAGTGAAATATAACCACATTGCACTGCGATAGTGTTGTTTTTGTAAAAGGAATATTCTGGATTCAAAACATGTTCTCTCTTGCAATAGAGAATAATTTTGACCAGTTCTTCAGcgtatacaaacaaacaataatacaTTAATGATGGAAGTCTAAAAGGCATTACATGGCATAAATGCTGAAAAGCACTGTGTATATTCTTATGAAAATCATGTAAAAGACATTAGCATGATATGTACAAGAAAGGTGCTGTTTATATAAAGAGTAACTCATAGGAGTTACATCTGTAATGCATAATCAGAAATGTATC from the Carassius carassius chromosome 7, fCarCar2.1, whole genome shotgun sequence genome contains:
- the npy2rl gene encoding neuropeptide Y receptor Y2, like, whose protein sequence is MDSLSLINGSSGSKELAIGEDSSDVTLNHPLLELGDSTKLLGVQVILILAYSTIILLGVVGNSLVIYVVYKFKTLRTVTNFFIANLAVADLLVNTLCLPFTLAYTLLKEWKFGQVLCFTLPYAQGLAVHVSTITLNVIALDRHRCIVYHLDTRMTKDTCFLVIAITWVVSAVLASPLAIFREYGIVDLSPDNSIEVCGEKWPDSSTDSTLYSISTLLLQYVLPLAIISFAYIRIWSKLRNHVSPVGRNDRHQRRRNTTKMLVNMVVVFAVSWLPFHAFQLAIDIDHSVLDMKDFRLLYTVFHIVAMCSTFANPLLYGWMNRNYRSAFVAVFSCKERLDSLHTEGQAATAVRSKPKKALEAQDIVTTHLNATDV